From a single Centropristis striata isolate RG_2023a ecotype Rhode Island chromosome 14, C.striata_1.0, whole genome shotgun sequence genomic region:
- the LOC131985093 gene encoding guanine nucleotide-binding protein G(I)/G(S)/G(T) subunit beta-3-like — MHWSADSRSMVSASQDGKLLIWDCFTGNKLVAVPLKSAWVMSVAFAPSGNLVASGGLDNMCTVYNIKAASPKTLRELDAHTGYLSCCRFLSDTEILTASGDTTCCLWDLETGKQKIVYTNHIGDCMSLALSPDGNSFISGACDSLAKLWDLRSGTCKQTLSGHTSDINAISFFPSGNAVITGSDDCSCKMYDLRSDQEVINYQDTSLNAGVTSLALSNSGRLIFAGYDDFNCHIWDSLKGEKVGVLSGHDNRVSCTGVPEDGMGVCTGSWDSFLKLWN; from the exons ATGCACTGGTCCGCTGACTCCAG GTCAATGGTCAGTGCATCCCAGGATGGCAAGCTTCTCATCTGGGACTGCTTCACAGGAAACAAG CTGGTGGCTGTCCCTCTAAAGTCAGCCTGGGTGATGAGCGTCGCCTTCGCCCCCTCTGGTAACCTGGTGGCCAGCGGCGGTCTGGATAACATGTGCACAGTGTACAACATCAAGGCTGCCAGCCCCAAGACCCTCAGGGAGCTGGACGCACACACAG GTTACCTGTCCTGCTGCCGTTTCCTTAGCGACACTGAGATCCTGACAGCCTCAGGTGACACCACCTG CTGTCTGTGGGATCTGGAGACTGGCAAGCAGAAGATCGTCTACACCAACCACATTGGAGACTGCATGTCTCTGGCTCTCTCCCCTGACGGCAACTCCTTCATCTCTGGAGCCTGCGACTCCCTGGCCAAGCTGTGGGACCTGAGGTCAGGGACCTGCAAGCAGACCCTCTCTGGACACACCAGCGACATCAACGCCATCTCT TTCTTCCCCAGTGGGAACGCCGTCATCACAGGTTCCGACGACTGCAGCTGCAAGATGTACGACCTGCGCTCCGACCAGGAGGTGATCAACTACCAGGACACCAGCCTGAACGCCGGCGTCACGTCTCTGGCTCTCTCCAACTCAGGCCGCCTTATCTTTGCCGGCTACGATGACTTCAACTGCCACATCTGGGACTCACTGAAGGGAGAGAAAGTTG gtgTGCTGTCTGGCCACGACAACAGGGTGAGCTGCACCGGTGTCCCCGAGGACGGCATGGGCGTCTGCACAGGATCCTGGGACAGCTTCCTCAAACTGTGGAACTGA
- the tpi1a gene encoding triosephosphate isomerase A codes for MALRRFFVGGNWKMNGNKESLTELMTTLNTASLHDETEVVCGAPSIYLDLARSSLDQRIGVAAQNCYRVAKGAFTGEISPAMIKDCGVDWVILGHSERRHVFGESDELIGQKVSHALESDLGVIACIGETLEEREAGTTEEVVFAQTQVISENVKDWSRVVLAYEPVWAIGTGKTASPEQAQEVHEKLRQWFRANVSDDVADSLRIIYGGSVTAANCRELASQSDVDGFLVGGASLKPEFVDIINARA; via the exons ATGGCGCTCCGCAGGTTCTTCGTGGGAGGAAACTGGAAGATGAACGGGAACAAGGAGAGTTTGACGGAGCTGATGACCACCCTGAACACCGCCAGCCTGCACGACGAGACCG aggtgGTGTGCGGCGCGCCCTCCATCTACCTGGACTTGGCTCGGTCCAGTCTGGACCAGAGGATCGGAGTCGCAGCTCAGAACTGCTACAGGGTGGCCAAAGGAGCGTTCACAGGGGAGATCAG TCCGGCCATGATAAAGGACTGCGGGGTGGACTGGGTGATTCTGGGACACTCTGAGCGCCGACACGTCTTCGGGGAAAGTGACGAGCTGATTGGTCAGAAG gtgtctcaCGCTCTGGAGAGTGACCTGGGCGTGATCGCCTGCATCGGGGAGACGCTGGAGGAACGCGAGGCCGGCACCACAGAAGAAGTCGTCTTCGCTCAGACGCAGGTCATTTCAg AGAACGTGAAGGACTGGAGCAGAGTGGTGCTGGCGTATGAACCTGTGTGGGCCATCGGCACCGGCAAGACCGCCTCACCTGAACAG gctcAGGAGGTCCATGAGAAGCTGAGGCAGTGGTTTCGGGCCAACGTCTCGGATGACGTGGCCGACTCTCTGCGCATCATCTACGGAG GTTCGGTGACTGCAGCTAACTGCAGAGAGCTGGCGTCTCAGAGCGACGTGGACGGCTTCCTGGTGGGCGGAGCTTCTCTCAAACCGGAGTTTGTCGACATCATCAACGCACGCGCTTAA